The following proteins are co-located in the Pirellulales bacterium genome:
- a CDS encoding Rrf2 family transcriptional regulator, producing MLSAKTQYAILALLELAQEQPGVAARPASAARIAERHGIPATFLVQILHELKRSGIIASTRGPGGGYRLSQPPQEVTLADVVDLLEANDAPSECAAGESPFAAALVETCADLARARREVLTSVTLADLAERGAAAAGAMWYI from the coding sequence ATGCTGTCCGCCAAAACCCAATACGCGATCCTCGCCCTGCTGGAGCTCGCCCAGGAGCAACCGGGCGTCGCAGCGCGCCCGGCCTCCGCCGCGCGGATCGCCGAGAGGCATGGCATTCCCGCGACGTTTCTGGTGCAAATTCTCCATGAACTCAAGCGGTCCGGAATCATCGCCAGCACCCGCGGTCCCGGGGGGGGCTACCGTCTCAGCCAGCCGCCGCAGGAGGTGACGTTGGCCGACGTGGTCGACCTGCTCGAGGCGAACGATGCGCCGAGCGAATGCGCGGCTGGCGAATCGCCCTTCGCCGCGGCCTTGGTCGAAACCTGTGCCGACTTGGCGCGGGCTCGGCGCGAGGTGCTCACCAGCGTCACGCTCGCCGATCTTGCCGAACGGGGCGCGGCCGCGGCGGGAGCGATGTGGTACATCTGA
- a CDS encoding phosphoadenylyl-sulfate reductase, protein MASSSSPRAFSAENLPVLPVIPGAASRTSEPFQPAAGPRLRILPMTQLAPFAPEQLEATPELLSELAEANARLESATPEEIIAWAHERFAPYLTMATAFGPEGCVILSMLAKVAPQTYVFNLDTGYQFLETLDLRDRIARKYGIEVDMLQPELSVPEYEALHGGPLYKSNPDQCCFDRKVKVLQQAARGKHAWMSGIRRDQSETRAETPIVKWDKKFQLVKISPLANWTKKDVWKRILEEDVPYNPLHDRGYPSIGCWPCTRAVVPGEPDGDERAGRWSGSGKTECGLHTPAESEGSGI, encoded by the coding sequence ATGGCAAGTTCCAGCTCTCCCCGTGCGTTTTCCGCGGAAAACCTGCCTGTTTTGCCCGTGATCCCCGGGGCGGCGTCGCGCACAAGCGAACCGTTCCAGCCCGCCGCCGGGCCCCGCCTGAGAATCCTCCCCATGACCCAACTCGCCCCCTTCGCGCCCGAGCAGCTTGAGGCGACCCCCGAGCTCCTCTCCGAACTGGCCGAGGCCAACGCTCGGCTCGAATCGGCGACTCCCGAGGAGATCATCGCCTGGGCCCACGAGCGGTTCGCCCCCTACTTGACCATGGCCACGGCCTTCGGCCCTGAGGGGTGCGTCATCCTGTCGATGTTGGCCAAGGTGGCGCCGCAGACGTACGTGTTCAATCTCGACACGGGGTACCAGTTCCTCGAAACGCTCGACCTGCGCGATCGCATCGCGCGCAAGTACGGCATCGAAGTCGACATGCTGCAGCCCGAGCTGTCGGTCCCCGAGTACGAGGCGCTCCACGGCGGACCGCTCTACAAATCGAACCCCGATCAGTGCTGCTTCGACCGCAAGGTGAAGGTCTTGCAGCAAGCGGCCCGCGGCAAGCACGCCTGGATGAGCGGCATTCGCCGCGACCAGAGCGAGACCCGCGCCGAAACGCCGATCGTGAAGTGGGACAAGAAGTTCCAGCTTGTGAAGATCAGCCCGCTGGCCAACTGGACCAAGAAGGACGTGTGGAAGCGGATCCTCGAGGAGGACGTGCCGTACAACCCGCTCCATGACCGCGGCTATCCCAGCATCGGCTGCTGGCCATGCACGCGGGCGGTCGTTCCCGGCGAGCCGGACGGCGACGAACGGGCGGGTCGCTGGAGCGGCAGCGGCAAAACCGAGTGCGGATTGCACACCCCCGCGGAGAGCGAGGGGAGCGGCATTTAA
- a CDS encoding rhamnulokinase: MPCYLAVDLGASSGRVVAGLFDGERLVLEEVHRFANGPVRCGARLHWRTFQLWQDILDGLRLAGQKYGREVASVGVDTWGVDFALLDANDELLGAPVAYRDSRTEGAFERAFARVPREEIFAETGLQFMELNTLYQLLALQEAGSPALVAARRMLLMPDLFHWMLCGEKANEETDASTTQLFNPRTRDWSHALIQRFGLPAELFGPISPPGTTLGPLLEHVAAETGLAGVKVVLPGSHDTASAVMAAPGAKPQASGGPVEWGYISSGTWSLMGLELPAPVITDDCARWNFTNEAGVAETTRLLKNIPGLWLVQECQRIWRSKGEDYTWNDLTRLAAEAPPLAAVIDPDDARLVAPRDMTKALAELCRETHQPTPESPGQMFRLALESLAMRYRQVLAMLNALNGTPLARLHVVGGGTQNRLLCQMTADACGLPVTAGPVEATAIGNVLMQAIAAGDVADIPQAREVVRRSFDVIEYEPQSRAKWDDAAAKFNEQ; encoded by the coding sequence ATGCCTTGCTATCTGGCTGTTGATTTGGGCGCCTCGAGCGGGCGCGTCGTTGCAGGGCTGTTCGACGGCGAGCGGCTCGTTCTGGAAGAGGTGCACCGCTTCGCCAACGGTCCGGTTCGGTGCGGGGCGCGGCTTCACTGGCGGACCTTCCAACTCTGGCAGGACATCCTCGACGGGCTGCGTCTTGCAGGGCAGAAGTACGGCCGCGAGGTGGCGAGCGTCGGGGTCGACACCTGGGGAGTCGACTTCGCCTTGCTCGACGCCAACGACGAATTGCTCGGAGCGCCGGTGGCGTATCGCGACTCGCGCACCGAGGGCGCCTTCGAACGCGCGTTCGCCCGCGTGCCCCGCGAGGAGATCTTCGCCGAGACGGGCCTGCAGTTCATGGAGCTCAACACGCTCTACCAACTGCTGGCGCTGCAGGAGGCCGGTTCGCCGGCGCTCGTCGCGGCACGGCGGATGCTGCTCATGCCGGACCTGTTTCACTGGATGCTATGCGGCGAGAAGGCGAACGAAGAGACCGACGCCTCGACGACGCAACTGTTCAACCCCCGCACGCGGGACTGGTCGCACGCGCTCATCCAGCGGTTCGGGCTCCCCGCGGAACTGTTCGGCCCGATCTCTCCCCCGGGGACGACGCTCGGGCCGTTGCTCGAGCATGTGGCGGCCGAGACGGGGCTTGCCGGGGTGAAGGTCGTGTTGCCGGGGTCGCACGACACGGCCAGCGCGGTGATGGCGGCGCCGGGCGCGAAGCCGCAAGCGAGCGGCGGGCCGGTCGAGTGGGGCTACATCAGCTCGGGCACGTGGTCGCTGATGGGGCTCGAACTCCCGGCGCCGGTGATCACCGACGACTGCGCCCGGTGGAACTTCACCAACGAAGCGGGGGTCGCCGAAACGACGCGGCTGCTGAAGAACATCCCGGGGTTGTGGCTGGTGCAGGAGTGCCAACGCATCTGGCGCTCCAAGGGCGAGGACTACACCTGGAACGACCTTACCCGACTGGCCGCCGAGGCGCCGCCGCTGGCCGCGGTGATCGACCCCGACGACGCGCGGCTGGTCGCCCCGCGCGACATGACCAAGGCGCTCGCCGAACTGTGCCGCGAGACCCACCAGCCGACGCCCGAGTCCCCGGGGCAAATGTTCCGGTTGGCGCTCGAGAGCCTGGCGATGCGTTATCGGCAGGTGCTTGCAATGTTGAACGCGCTGAACGGGACCCCCCTGGCGCGGCTGCACGTCGTCGGGGGCGGAACGCAGAATCGACTCTTGTGCCAAATGACCGCCGACGCTTGCGGGCTGCCGGTGACCGCCGGGCCGGTCGAAGCGACGGCGATCGGCAACGTGCTGATGCAGGCGATCGCCGCCGGCGACGTGGCGGACATCCCCCAGGCCCGCGAGGTCGTCCGACGCAGCTTCGACGTCATCGAGTACGAACCGCAGAGCCGCGCGAAATGGGACGACGCGGCGGCGAAGTTCAACGAGCAGTGA